A genome region from Bradyrhizobium sp. WSM1417 includes the following:
- a CDS encoding NADH:flavin oxidoreductase/NADH oxidase, with amino-acid sequence MSALFSPIKLRGLTLKNRVVVSPMCQYSAEDGVPTDWHFTHINNLSLSGAAMFCIEATHVEAIGRITPGCLGLYSDAAEAALKQILASVRKHSSTAVAMQLAHAGRKASSARPWDGGQLIPPDQGGWQTVAPSALPHKEGEAAPLALDAAGLKRIRDAFVDAAKRADRIGIDAIELHGAHGYLLHQFLSPISNKRTDDYGGSLQNRMRFPLEVYDAVRAVFPHDKPVGMRVSSTDWVEGGWDLAQTIEFAKALKARGVDWIDASSGGVSPLQKIALGPGYQVQFAEAIKRETGLPTIAVGLITEPKQAEEIVAFGKADMVALARGLLYDPRWAWHAAAELGGEVEAPPQYWRSQPSTQKALFGKTTFGAR; translated from the coding sequence ATGAGCGCCCTGTTTTCCCCGATCAAGCTGCGCGGCCTGACTTTGAAGAACCGCGTCGTGGTGTCGCCGATGTGCCAATATTCGGCCGAGGACGGCGTCCCCACCGACTGGCACTTCACCCACATCAACAATCTCAGCCTGTCGGGCGCGGCGATGTTCTGCATCGAGGCGACCCATGTCGAGGCGATCGGCCGCATCACGCCGGGCTGTCTCGGGCTCTACAGCGATGCCGCCGAGGCCGCGCTGAAGCAGATCCTCGCCTCGGTGCGGAAACATTCCTCGACCGCGGTGGCGATGCAGCTCGCGCATGCCGGCCGCAAAGCCTCGAGCGCGCGGCCCTGGGACGGCGGCCAGCTGATCCCGCCTGACCAGGGCGGCTGGCAGACGGTGGCGCCGTCGGCGCTGCCGCACAAGGAGGGCGAAGCCGCGCCGCTGGCGCTCGACGCCGCGGGTCTCAAGCGCATCCGCGACGCCTTCGTCGATGCGGCGAAGCGCGCCGACCGCATCGGCATCGACGCGATCGAGCTGCACGGCGCCCACGGCTATCTCCTGCATCAGTTCCTGTCGCCGATCTCGAACAAGCGCACCGACGACTATGGCGGTAGCTTGCAGAACCGCATGCGCTTCCCGCTGGAGGTCTACGACGCGGTGCGCGCGGTGTTCCCGCACGACAAGCCGGTCGGCATGCGGGTGTCGTCGACCGATTGGGTCGAGGGCGGCTGGGATCTGGCGCAGACGATTGAGTTCGCCAAGGCGCTGAAGGCGCGCGGTGTCGACTGGATCGATGCCTCCTCCGGCGGCGTCTCGCCGCTGCAGAAGATCGCGCTCGGGCCCGGCTACCAGGTGCAGTTTGCCGAAGCCATCAAGCGCGAGACGGGTTTGCCCACCATCGCCGTCGGCCTGATCACCGAGCCGAAGCAGGCCGAGGAGATCGTCGCCTTCGGCAAGGCCGATATGGTCGCGCTCGCCCGCGGCTTGCTCTACGACCCGCGCTGGGCCTGGCACGCCGCAGCCGAACTCGGCGGCGAGGTCGAAGCCCCGCCGCAATACTGGCGCTCGCAGCCCTCGACGCAGAAGGCGCTGTTCGGCAAGACGACGTTCGGGGCGCGGTGA
- a CDS encoding PilZ domain-containing protein, with translation MHPRRHARVKPAGLVSRQAKIITDPRAPVIPCTLIDYSPGGACVDLGGQVKIPDRFELLHVNTKKRCRVAWKRGSKVGVVF, from the coding sequence ATGCATCCGCGACGACATGCCCGCGTCAAACCCGCGGGCCTCGTGTCCCGCCAGGCCAAGATCATCACTGACCCGCGCGCGCCGGTGATCCCCTGCACGCTGATCGACTATTCGCCGGGCGGGGCCTGCGTCGATCTCGGCGGGCAGGTGAAGATTCCCGATCGCTTCGAGCTGCTGCACGTCAACACCAAGAAGCGCTGCCGCGTAGCGTGGAAGCGCGGCTCGAAAGTGGGCGTGGTGTTTTAG
- a CDS encoding DUF2235 domain-containing protein: MEHERNADHTSEPKNLVICCDGTGNEISENISNVLKLYRCLRKTDKTKPRQMVFYDPGVGTVTEPSTWHRWKANVNLVLGLATGYGLDDNTLSAYCFLVQHYAPGDRIYLFGFSRGAYTVRVLAGLIHKIGLISPEQANLAGSGLVAYKQYSGTGRGNDVSDLIDEGFDDSGPLPKNKFDLAAQFARITSSRWPTIHFIGVWDTVASVIVPRADRGYLPSFEELAFTLRNPSVNIFRQAIAIDERRCMFRLKQYEEPQEYWRNRFVPDHKKEPQDILQVWFAGVHCDVGGGYPEVESGESKYPLLWMIEEATKAGLNFNPRTVNQLAWGIQRKNSPFQYVPPEYTGKTGELHDSMTAVWRVLEYLPKSATYKEWPERKVFMGLYIPDCEPRLIPEGAHVHESVVKRMAVEPGYRPVNLPKEYVTVPMPVPPHVGMAAEAGEIVVG; encoded by the coding sequence GTGGAGCACGAGCGCAACGCCGACCACACATCCGAGCCGAAGAATCTCGTCATCTGCTGTGACGGCACCGGCAACGAGATCTCCGAAAACATCTCCAACGTCCTGAAGCTCTATCGCTGCCTGCGCAAGACCGACAAGACGAAGCCACGGCAGATGGTGTTCTACGATCCCGGGGTCGGCACGGTGACGGAGCCGTCGACGTGGCACCGCTGGAAAGCCAACGTCAACCTGGTGCTGGGGCTCGCCACGGGCTACGGGCTCGATGACAACACGCTGTCGGCCTATTGCTTTCTGGTTCAGCACTACGCGCCCGGCGACAGGATCTATCTGTTCGGCTTCTCGCGCGGCGCCTATACGGTGCGGGTGCTGGCGGGGCTGATCCACAAGATCGGCCTGATCTCGCCGGAGCAGGCCAACCTCGCGGGCAGTGGCCTCGTCGCCTACAAGCAATATTCCGGCACCGGGCGCGGCAACGATGTCAGCGACCTCATCGATGAGGGTTTTGACGACAGCGGGCCGCTGCCGAAAAACAAGTTCGATCTCGCCGCGCAGTTCGCACGCATCACCTCGTCGCGCTGGCCGACCATCCACTTCATCGGCGTCTGGGACACGGTGGCGAGCGTGATCGTGCCGCGCGCCGACCGGGGCTATTTGCCGAGCTTCGAGGAGCTCGCCTTCACGCTGCGCAATCCCAGCGTCAACATCTTCCGCCAGGCGATCGCGATCGACGAGCGGCGCTGCATGTTCCGCCTCAAGCAGTATGAGGAGCCGCAGGAGTATTGGCGCAATCGCTTCGTGCCCGACCACAAGAAGGAGCCGCAGGACATCCTGCAGGTGTGGTTCGCCGGCGTGCATTGCGACGTCGGCGGCGGCTATCCGGAAGTCGAGAGCGGCGAGTCCAAATATCCGCTGCTCTGGATGATCGAGGAGGCGACCAAGGCCGGGCTGAACTTCAACCCGCGCACGGTGAACCAGCTCGCCTGGGGCATCCAGCGCAAGAACTCGCCGTTCCAATACGTGCCGCCTGAATACACCGGCAAGACCGGCGAGCTGCATGATTCGATGACGGCGGTGTGGCGCGTGCTGGAGTATCTGCCGAAGAGCGCGACGTACAAGGAATGGCCGGAGCGGAAGGTGTTTATGGGGCTGTACATCCCCGATTGCGAACCGCGCCTCATCCCCGAAGGCGCGCATGTGCACGAGAGCGTGGTGAAGCGGATGGCAGTGGAGCCGGGCTATCGGCCGGTGAATTTGCCGAAGGAGTATGTGACCGTGCCGATGCCGGTGCCGCCCCATGTGGGCATGGCGGCGGAGGCGGGGGAGATCGTGGTGGGGTGA
- a CDS encoding DUF1488 family protein, whose translation MTLTSSRFIAHDQDRGIVQFSMQDGSKEIACAISTSAMDDLERGPRARPSEREEQFTRLRERIEACTGRKYQATEFEGTPPGIVLRSIDFRG comes from the coding sequence ATGACGCTCACCAGCAGCCGCTTCATCGCCCACGACCAGGACCGCGGCATCGTCCAGTTCTCGATGCAGGACGGCAGCAAAGAGATCGCCTGCGCGATCTCGACCTCCGCCATGGACGACCTCGAACGCGGCCCGCGCGCCAGGCCCAGCGAGCGCGAAGAGCAGTTCACGCGCCTGCGCGAGCGCATCGAAGCCTGCACCGGACGCAAATATCAGGCGACGGAGTTCGAAGGCACGCCGCCGGGGATCGTGCTGCGGAGCATTGATTTTCGGGGGTAG
- a CDS encoding DUF4238 domain-containing protein: MALDHYVSQVHLKRFYSPSLDELMHATRKSDLKTFTPRSNDVCRTDEGNTNDFLSEPRAIEEFLKTIEGKYNAAVTLLETGKPNNEAIYVVADFLSYLLTCTPAAMRMNANLVEEHIEAMAKAAEAKAAFEPPPSELAGDSLTELLDRGGIKVVVDRKVHKQSALPRS, encoded by the coding sequence ATGGCTCTAGATCACTATGTTTCGCAGGTTCATCTGAAGCGCTTCTATTCGCCGTCGCTCGATGAACTCATGCACGCGACGCGCAAAAGCGACCTTAAAACCTTTACACCAAGATCGAACGATGTGTGCCGAACCGACGAAGGAAATACGAATGATTTCCTGAGCGAGCCTCGAGCAATTGAAGAGTTCTTAAAAACCATTGAAGGCAAATACAATGCTGCCGTTACACTTCTAGAGACAGGAAAGCCTAACAACGAAGCGATATACGTAGTTGCAGACTTCCTAAGCTATCTACTGACATGCACTCCGGCCGCCATGCGCATGAACGCAAATCTGGTTGAAGAGCATATCGAGGCAATGGCAAAAGCCGCTGAGGCTAAAGCAGCGTTCGAACCGCCACCTAGCGAACTAGCGGGCGATAGCCTGACCGAATTGCTAGACCGCGGAGGTATCAAGGTCGTTGTGGATCGGAAAGTGCACAAGCAGTCGGCATTGCCTCGATCCTGA
- a CDS encoding ATP-binding protein, which produces MVVYRSEAIVYDAAFHAGVNIVRGENSSGKSTVLNFIFYGLGGDLTDWSTVARLCSRVVLEVSLNGKKATLSRDVSEASTMQPMEIFGGSYLDSIKAPRSQWIRYPYRSGENRESFSQAIFGLLGIPEVSSDLSGHITMHQILRLLYADQLSPVEQLFRAVPFDRADLRDTVGRLLCGAYDSAVYDNEQKIRELSKEFDTINGQLRSLFSVLGKADQGFTLEWIDAQRTSLEQEQTATQRLIEEAEQKLYTSTKNDKLTLAQQEKAYKAVQTLQSELIRLKQDRDALALTIADSDAFLAALKNKLEALRDSSAVVDHIGEVRFQCCPACYSPIDGELAKHACHLCKTPFESEHTRSRIAALIMDTSLQIRQSTLLQSRREDRARTVDQEIKDTEIKWKDASRRLSALRSLPSTNDREKLRELHRRSGYLQRQIEDLDQKAQLAATVRQLSDRKSELQAAITKLRNINDTLRAQQASTLAKAYTLIADEVKKLLVQDLRRQDVFEDPRSVNFTFEGNQITVDNESYFSASSRTILRSSFFLGFLAAATKNPFFRHPRFCMIDSHENMGVEAIRSQNFQLQILRVSKESKVEHQIIFATAMIEPELEDEAYTVGAFSTNVDKTIGIKLD; this is translated from the coding sequence ATGGTCGTCTACCGTTCAGAAGCAATCGTTTACGACGCAGCGTTCCATGCGGGCGTAAATATCGTGCGCGGAGAGAACTCCTCAGGCAAATCTACGGTACTTAACTTCATATTCTACGGGCTTGGTGGCGACCTTACCGACTGGAGCACAGTCGCTCGACTCTGTTCGAGAGTCGTCCTTGAAGTCAGTTTGAATGGAAAAAAAGCCACGCTAAGCCGCGACGTCTCCGAAGCCTCCACTATGCAGCCAATGGAAATATTTGGCGGCTCTTATCTCGATTCGATAAAGGCGCCCAGATCGCAGTGGATCAGATATCCGTACAGGAGCGGCGAAAATCGAGAGAGCTTCTCGCAAGCCATTTTCGGCCTGTTGGGAATCCCCGAGGTCTCAAGCGATCTATCCGGGCACATTACAATGCACCAGATTCTTCGCCTACTTTATGCAGATCAACTCAGCCCGGTAGAGCAGCTCTTCAGGGCCGTTCCATTCGACCGAGCGGACTTGCGAGACACCGTGGGACGATTATTGTGCGGGGCTTACGACAGCGCTGTCTATGACAACGAGCAAAAGATACGTGAACTCTCGAAAGAGTTCGACACCATAAACGGGCAACTTCGCAGCCTGTTTTCGGTGCTTGGAAAGGCAGACCAGGGATTCACGCTTGAGTGGATTGACGCTCAGCGAACGTCACTCGAGCAAGAGCAAACAGCAACGCAGCGCCTCATCGAGGAGGCAGAACAGAAGCTTTACACATCAACTAAGAACGATAAGCTGACGCTTGCGCAGCAAGAAAAAGCTTATAAAGCTGTTCAAACGCTACAAAGCGAATTGATACGACTAAAGCAAGATCGAGACGCGCTAGCCCTTACGATTGCGGACTCGGATGCATTTTTGGCCGCCTTGAAAAACAAACTCGAGGCACTACGCGATTCCTCCGCCGTCGTCGATCACATCGGTGAGGTAAGATTTCAATGTTGTCCTGCTTGCTATTCTCCGATCGATGGCGAGCTCGCAAAGCATGCGTGCCACCTTTGCAAAACACCTTTTGAATCAGAGCACACTCGCAGCAGAATAGCCGCGTTGATAATGGATACGTCACTCCAAATCAGGCAATCTACCCTCTTGCAAAGTAGGCGCGAAGACCGAGCACGGACGGTGGACCAAGAAATCAAAGATACAGAGATCAAGTGGAAAGACGCGTCACGCCGACTTTCCGCCCTCCGATCCTTACCATCAACGAATGATCGCGAGAAGCTTAGAGAACTTCATCGCCGGTCTGGATACTTGCAGCGGCAAATTGAGGATCTGGATCAAAAAGCACAGCTGGCGGCGACAGTTCGGCAATTGTCGGACCGCAAGTCGGAGCTCCAAGCAGCGATAACAAAGTTACGCAACATCAACGACACACTGCGAGCTCAGCAGGCCTCAACCCTTGCGAAGGCCTACACGTTGATCGCTGACGAGGTAAAGAAGCTACTCGTCCAGGACCTAAGGCGACAGGACGTGTTTGAAGACCCAAGAAGCGTGAACTTCACATTTGAAGGCAATCAAATAACCGTCGACAACGAAAGCTACTTCTCAGCCAGTTCTAGGACAATTCTGCGGAGCAGCTTCTTTCTAGGCTTCCTGGCCGCGGCAACAAAGAATCCATTCTTCCGCCATCCGCGCTTCTGCATGATAGATAGTCATGAGAATATGGGTGTCGAAGCCATTCGTAGCCAGAATTTTCAACTGCAGATTCTGCGAGTTTCAAAAGAAAGCAAAGTGGAACATCAGATCATATTCGCTACTGCCATGATCGAGCCCGAACTTGAAGATGAAGCGTACACGGTGGGCGCATTCTCAACGAACGTGGACAAGACAATCGGCATCAAACTCGACTGA
- a CDS encoding ABC-three component system middle component 5 codes for MSQLVFQPSLDPFHAVFRLIRLLPLLKVAGPLPIDHVRILDFYLLFPFRIRLIRLAQSHQHFKKLSEEYAHLTPYGEQPDPPLLFERMHPLQLAAIETLAANNYIDKDAFLDDIFKTSAAKVPEAISARAEELNAAQANLLEFIRTLAEHYTLSDGLNGLKARTGLMEYRYDTV; via the coding sequence ATGAGCCAGCTTGTGTTTCAACCCTCGCTCGATCCATTTCACGCCGTATTCCGGCTTATACGCTTGTTACCGCTTTTGAAAGTCGCAGGGCCTCTTCCCATCGACCACGTTCGAATTCTGGATTTCTACCTGCTATTCCCATTTCGAATTCGCTTGATTCGACTTGCGCAAAGCCACCAACACTTCAAAAAACTCTCTGAAGAGTACGCGCACCTTACGCCGTACGGCGAGCAACCCGATCCACCCCTCCTGTTCGAACGCATGCACCCTCTGCAATTGGCCGCAATCGAAACCCTAGCCGCCAACAACTACATCGATAAGGACGCCTTTCTGGATGACATTTTCAAAACCTCCGCCGCAAAGGTGCCCGAGGCAATTTCCGCTCGTGCCGAAGAACTAAACGCCGCTCAAGCCAATCTATTGGAGTTCATTCGTACGCTGGCCGAACACTACACGTTGTCCGATGGACTAAATGGCCTGAAAGCGCGAACCGGGCTTATGGAGTATCGCTATGATACGGTATGA
- a CDS encoding ABC-three component system protein, with protein MPIEHGGTVAVSVDQSNATAEGHIAGRDIYNITNNLSERSAPRAAGIVEQLLQRLDEELKNDQRAQNTIEKLQRYHRNKALDGVVGLEAKLKYAGREANYYDAIEMKEMFVKLLHQWSLYASAQQIFVYLLARAERHFNDIILPQIPVLGVAQVNSLVNELIVEPTVSECGASVFEIDHNTALGMVYWLAEQCFVRWHK; from the coding sequence ATGCCGATTGAGCATGGCGGAACAGTTGCTGTTTCGGTTGACCAATCCAATGCCACGGCGGAAGGCCATATTGCCGGACGCGACATCTATAACATCACTAACAACTTGAGTGAGAGATCGGCCCCACGGGCTGCCGGAATCGTTGAGCAACTATTACAGAGACTGGATGAGGAACTAAAGAACGATCAAAGGGCACAAAACACAATCGAGAAGCTGCAGAGATATCACCGGAATAAAGCTCTCGATGGAGTCGTAGGCCTTGAAGCTAAGCTGAAATATGCCGGCCGCGAGGCTAACTACTACGATGCCATCGAAATGAAGGAGATGTTCGTCAAACTTCTTCATCAGTGGTCCCTCTACGCATCTGCCCAGCAGATCTTTGTCTATCTTCTTGCGCGAGCAGAGCGGCACTTCAACGATATTATCTTGCCTCAAATTCCAGTCTTGGGAGTTGCGCAGGTAAACTCGCTCGTGAACGAACTAATTGTCGAACCGACCGTCAGCGAATGCGGAGCCAGCGTCTTTGAAATAGATCACAACACGGCCCTTGGCATGGTCTACTGGCTGGCCGAGCAGTGCTTCGTGCGGTGGCACAAATGA
- the rpmB gene encoding 50S ribosomal protein L28, translated as MSRRCELTAKGPQVGHTVSHSNIKTKRRFLPNLVNVTFISEALGRNVRLRVSTNAIKSVDHNGGLDPFLLKAKAAVLSPRALELKRAIQKKVGPTPAPAKKAS; from the coding sequence ATGTCTCGCCGCTGCGAATTGACGGCCAAGGGCCCCCAGGTCGGCCACACGGTCAGCCACTCCAACATCAAGACCAAGCGCCGCTTCCTGCCGAACCTGGTCAACGTGACCTTCATCAGCGAAGCGCTGGGCCGCAACGTGCGCCTGCGCGTCTCCACCAACGCGATCAAGAGCGTCGACCACAATGGCGGCCTCGATCCCTTCCTGCTCAAGGCCAAGGCCGCCGTGCTGTCGCCCCGCGCCCTCGAGCTGAAGCGCGCCATCCAGAAGAAGGTCGGCCCGACCCCCGCGCCGGCGAAGAAGGCGAGCTAA
- a CDS encoding DUF3108 domain-containing protein → MAALFGLVLAWAAEPAAAQGKLEAQYEATLAGIPVGKGAWNIDIQDDVFAAAASGGTSGLLKSFAGGSGTGASQGRVVNGALVATGYQASTTTSKKTEEIRITLDKGNVKDFAILPEPPVDPDRIVVTDAHRRGVWDPMTASLVRVSGTGDVLSADACHGSAAVFDGRMRYELKLDFKRMENVKAEKGYHGQVVVCSLYFVPIAGYIPDRPVIKYLAAQRNIEVAFAPIAGTRILVPFWLKVPTPLGPAMLEATSFITSAQPPKVAKTQ, encoded by the coding sequence ATGGCGGCCCTGTTCGGGCTGGTTTTGGCGTGGGCGGCGGAGCCCGCGGCGGCGCAAGGCAAGCTCGAGGCGCAATACGAGGCGACGCTGGCGGGCATTCCGGTCGGCAAGGGCGCCTGGAACATCGACATCCAGGACGACGTGTTCGCGGCCGCGGCCTCCGGCGGCACCTCGGGGCTGCTGAAATCCTTCGCGGGCGGGTCCGGCACCGGCGCCTCGCAAGGGCGTGTGGTCAACGGCGCGCTGGTCGCGACCGGCTACCAGGCCTCCACCACCACTTCGAAGAAGACCGAAGAGATCCGCATCACGCTCGACAAGGGCAATGTGAAGGATTTTGCGATTCTGCCGGAGCCGCCGGTCGATCCCGACCGCATCGTCGTCACCGACGCGCATCGCCGCGGCGTCTGGGACCCGATGACGGCCTCGCTGGTGCGCGTATCCGGCACCGGCGACGTGCTGTCGGCGGACGCCTGCCACGGCAGCGCCGCCGTGTTCGACGGCCGCATGCGCTACGAGCTCAAGCTCGATTTCAAGCGCATGGAGAACGTCAAGGCGGAGAAGGGCTATCACGGCCAGGTCGTGGTCTGCTCGCTCTATTTCGTGCCCATCGCCGGCTACATCCCCGACCGTCCCGTGATCAAATATCTCGCCGCCCAGCGCAACATCGAGGTCGCGTTCGCGCCGATCGCCGGCACGCGCATCCTGGTCCCGTTCTGGCTGAAAGTGCCGACCCCGCTCGGGCCGGCCATGCTGGAGGCGACGAGCTTCATCACCAGCGCCCAGCCGCCCAAGGTCGCGAAGACGCAGTAG